The DNA sequence ACGAAGAAGGCTTCGCCCTTACGCTCAGCAAAGGCGATGTTGCGCTCGGGGATCGACTCGGGATCCTCATAGTCGGCTAGGGCGCGCTCCATGCTGGCCTCGCGTATGATGTGCAAGGTGGGATAGGGTGCGCGGTTGGTGTAGTTGGCGGCGCTGTCTTGTGGCTCGCCCTCGAAGCAGTAGTCGGGGTGGAAGGTGGCCAGTTGAAACACCCCCTCGAAGCCCTGATCGATCAGCAGCGCGTTGGCGATATCCACCAGATCCAGATAGTGATAAAAGCCTTCGAAGCCTCGCGGCAGGATAAACAGTGTGGTCTCGGTTTGCGGATGCTCCTCGAGGTAGTGGCATTCGTCGATCAGCGCGTTTAATACGGCTTCCAACTGATGTTGCTCCACCACCTTGTAGCGTATGCTGTTGCGCTCCACTTCCCGGCGGGCGAAGGGGCAGATGTTGTACTTCATGATCACCTTCTCGACCCAATTCTGGGTGGCTAAGGCGACGCCTTTTTCTTCGGCGTTGTGATTGCGCTCAGTCGCTGCCACGGCTGCTCCCTATGATGCGGTTTTGTGTGGGTTATTGAGGAGCGATCATAGGGATGATAGAGGCCACAAGCAAGAGCGCCATGGCGATGTTAAAGGCTTTTTGCTGCCCTTGATGCTTAAGTAGCCGCTTGAGCGCCACGCCGAAGCCGAGCCACACCAGGGCGCAGGGCAGGGCGACGCTGAAGAAGACGCTGGCGATGGTGAGCACCTGAGGCGTCAGCGGCTTGTCCATCACGGTAAAGGTGGCAATGGCGCCGACGGCCATGATCCAGCCCTTAGGGTTGACCCACTGAAAGGCCGCGGCCTGCACGAAGGAGAGAGGCTTTGCCGTCTGTTTGCCCTCCATGCGGCTGCTGCTGTTGGCGATCAACCAGGCCAGGTAGAGCAGGTAAGCGATGCCGACATACTTGATGATAAGGTGCAGCAGGGGATAGGCCTGAAACACGGCGCTCAGCCCAAGACCTATCGCCAGTACCATGCAGGGAAAGCCGATACAGATCCCCGCCAGATGGGGCAGGCTCAGGCGGATGCCAAAGTTTACCCCAGAGGTCATCAACATGATGTTGTTGGGCCCGGGGGTGATCCCCGAGGAAAAGGCAAATAGGGCGATGGCGAAAACCAGTTCCATTAACGGCGTGTCTCTAAGGTGTTTAGTCGAGGCGCTATGATCTCAAGGCTTTTCTTTGCTGACCAGCAAATTTTTTCATTTCCGAAATTTCGCTATAACTTACTGTAAAAATTAATTTTGTCAGCTTATCTCTGTGGTAATTTGTACATTCCTAATGTAAATCTCCTGCCGGGCACTTGCAATAATATATTGTATAAAATATAACGGTGTTGCCATAAATTGTTAACTCTGGGTTAACAAGGATGTGCTAATCGCTCGATATAACGCCTCAGAGAAGGCGAACCGGGCTAATTCAACCTGAGTAATGAGAGGCCTTTAATGGTCGTTCGGTCTGGAGACCACCCAATATGACAACCAATATGACAAATAAAACATTAGGCGGCGCTCGCCGCTTCACCCCAACCGCGCTGGCCTTGGCCTGCTCGCTACTGGCCACCCCGCTGGTGCTGCACGCTCAAGATGTTCAGCCACAAGGCATGCCGGCAAAGGATGTAAAGGGCCCGCTTTCGATAAAAGCCGCACCGTCGACAAAAGCCGCGCCGCCGACGAAAGCCGCACCTGCCCAGAAGGTGAAGCCGTCTGCCGACAAGGCCGCTGCGAGTTCTCGATTCGACACGTCTGCGCGCAAGCCCATAGGGGCACGTGATGCGGAGCAGGGCGAAGGCGTGAGGCCTGAGAAGCGTGATAGCAAATTGGAGAAGGGGAGTAAGGGGCAATCGGCGCTGCCAGGCATGAAGGGCAATCAAGGCGCGACCGGGCCTGCGGCCGAGGCGGATGCCTGTAATGGTTACAGCCAGTTCGACAGCTTGAGTGGTCAGGCGCTGTACGATTTTGTTCGCCAGGCGGAGTTTTCCTGTATCTCCGAGCTCTATTCTCACAACGATGCCACCGCGGTCAAGGTGTATCAGGCCGACAATGTGGTGGCCGTGGCGAATCTGGCCAAGGCAACGGCTGCAAGTTACGATAGCAGCACCGGCGGCGAGCTGTTTAACCTGTTCTACTTCCTGCGAGGCGCCTTCTACATAGAGTATTACAACGATGATCTCAGCTATGGTGACAGCCGCGCCAGCGATGCCATGCGTGAGCTGCTACTGGAATATGCCAAGAACCCGGCCTTTAACAGCCTGAGCGACATGCAGGGCAACACACTGCAGGAATATTTCATCGCCTGGGACAGCTCCTACAACTACTATGATTCGGTGGCCGTGATCACCGATTATCTGAATCAGTTTAGCGAGCAGCATCTGGCCTCCTGGTACCACAGAAGCGCGCTGACCAAGGCGCTCACCACCCTGTATCGCGGCAACTGGGATGAAAAATATACCAAGGCGTCGATGGAGTATGATGCCCTGCGCGCCGCCTTGCTCAAGGTGGCGACCTCGGACTACATCATCAACTCAGAGTATGCTTTCGAGTCCACGGATGCCTTTCACGAGTTTGGACGTTTCTACGAGTATCAGGCCTACTGGAAACTACCGGATAGCCTGAAAACGGCCCTCAACGGCGGCGTGCAGCAATATATGGCCAAGTTTAACCGTCTGTCTAAGCAGTGGGTGGATGCGGCCGGTTATCTGGATTACTACAACCCTGGCCAGTGCGACAGCTTCGGCATCTGCGGCTGGGAGGATGAGGTGGAAGCCAGTGTGCTTGCTATTCACTACAGCTGCTCGGACACCATCAAGATCCGCGCTCAGCAGCTGACGGATCAGGAGCTGCAGGCCTCTTGCGAGCTCATGGGTGAGGAAGAGGGGCTGTTCCATCAGATCCTGGCGACCGGCGGCGAGCCAGTGGCGGACGACTACAACGAAGATCTGCAGGTCAATATCTTCGATAGCTATGACGACTATGATGTCTACGCCGGCATCATCTTCGGCATCAACACTGACAACGGCGGCATGTACCTGGAAGGCACGCCGTCGGATCCCGACAACCAGGCACGTTTTATCGCCCACGAGGCCACTTGGACCGACGACATCTTGGTGTGGAACCTGAGACACGAATATGTGCACTACCTGGATGGTCGCTTCAATCTTTACGGCGCCTTTAACTACTTCGATGTCGACACGGGTAAGTCTGTGTGGTGGGCCGAGGGCCTCGCCGAATACATCTCCCATCAGAATCGCTACGATGAGGCGATCGATATCGGCCGCAGCCAAGAATTTAGCCTGAGCGAGATCTTGTCTAACACCTATGACAGCGGTACCGACAGGGTCTATCGCTGGGGCTATCTGGCGGTGCGCTTCTTGTTCGAGCAGCACAGAAGCGATGTGGACGCTTTGTTAGTTCACGCCCGCGCCGGTGATACCTCGGCCTGGCTCAGCTATATCGACAACACTATCGGCACGAACTATGACGCAGAGTGGAACAGCTGGCTGCTGACGGTGACTAGTAACGATACGCTGCTCGACGGTGGCATAGTGACCCCGGTCGACAGCGATGGTGACGGGGTGATCGACAGCGAAGATGCCTTCCCCAACGATCCGACCGAGTGGGCGGATGAGAATGGTAACGGTATCGGCGATAACGCCGATGCGGCCAATGGTGGTGGGCAGACGGGGAACTGCGGCGCCGCAACCATCAGCGACGGCAATATTACCCAGGAGCAGGCCGAGTGTGTGGCAGGCACAGGGGTGAACTACTACTATACCTATGTCGAGCAGGATAATACTCAGCTCTATATCAGCACCACGGGCGGTGAGGGCGATCTGGATATCTACTTTAACCAGCAGACCTGGGCGAGCCCGAGCGACTATGAGGTGAAGTCGCAAAACAGCGGCAACGAGGAGCTGATCAGCGTGGTCGCCAATCGTGGTTGGGTCTATCTCTCGACGGTAGCCGTGACGCCATTTGAGGGCGTTAGCCTCAAGATCAGCCAGAGCGCCGACACTACGCCGGATAACGGTTCGCCTCAGGTGGCGGATGCCTGCCTAAGCCAAAGCCCTTATAGTTATGGCGGGGTAGAGTTTGGTCAGGCGGTGTGTGTGGACGACGGCCATTCCAGCTATTACTTCTATGTGCCGGCCAATACGGCGGCTATCGAGATCAACACGGCCCATGGTAGCGGCGATCTGAACCTCTACGCCAACGCAACGACCTGGGCGAGCCCGACGGCTTATCAGTTCAAGTCGGAAAACGTCGGCAACAGCGAGCAGATCCGCGTCGTTTCACCTGCCGAAGGCTGGTTCTATGTCAGCGCCGATGGAGCGCCCTCAAGCAGTGGCGCCAGTTTGCTGGTTACCCTGGCTAGCAACTAAGCACTTAGTGTTTTACTAATTTGCTTTCAGTTTCTTTAAGTTAAAAACGTCGGCATCTTGCCGGCGTTTTTTTATCTGCCTCGCTCAGGTTCTTATTCGCTCATCTTCTCTCATCATCTCTCATCTTTTCTTATGGCTGCGGGCTTTGG is a window from the Shewanella loihica PV-4 genome containing:
- a CDS encoding LysE family translocator, whose protein sequence is MELVFAIALFAFSSGITPGPNNIMLMTSGVNFGIRLSLPHLAGICIGFPCMVLAIGLGLSAVFQAYPLLHLIIKYVGIAYLLYLAWLIANSSSRMEGKQTAKPLSFVQAAAFQWVNPKGWIMAVGAIATFTVMDKPLTPQVLTIASVFFSVALPCALVWLGFGVALKRLLKHQGQQKAFNIAMALLLVASIIPMIAPQ
- a CDS encoding DUF1415 domain-containing protein, with translation MAATERNHNAEEKGVALATQNWVEKVIMKYNICPFARREVERNSIRYKVVEQHQLEAVLNALIDECHYLEEHPQTETTLFILPRGFEGFYHYLDLVDIANALLIDQGFEGVFQLATFHPDYCFEGEPQDSAANYTNRAPYPTLHIIREASMERALADYEDPESIPERNIAFAERKGEAFFVKLLQSCKQDD
- a CDS encoding M9 family metallopeptidase gives rise to the protein MTNKTLGGARRFTPTALALACSLLATPLVLHAQDVQPQGMPAKDVKGPLSIKAAPSTKAAPPTKAAPAQKVKPSADKAAASSRFDTSARKPIGARDAEQGEGVRPEKRDSKLEKGSKGQSALPGMKGNQGATGPAAEADACNGYSQFDSLSGQALYDFVRQAEFSCISELYSHNDATAVKVYQADNVVAVANLAKATAASYDSSTGGELFNLFYFLRGAFYIEYYNDDLSYGDSRASDAMRELLLEYAKNPAFNSLSDMQGNTLQEYFIAWDSSYNYYDSVAVITDYLNQFSEQHLASWYHRSALTKALTTLYRGNWDEKYTKASMEYDALRAALLKVATSDYIINSEYAFESTDAFHEFGRFYEYQAYWKLPDSLKTALNGGVQQYMAKFNRLSKQWVDAAGYLDYYNPGQCDSFGICGWEDEVEASVLAIHYSCSDTIKIRAQQLTDQELQASCELMGEEEGLFHQILATGGEPVADDYNEDLQVNIFDSYDDYDVYAGIIFGINTDNGGMYLEGTPSDPDNQARFIAHEATWTDDILVWNLRHEYVHYLDGRFNLYGAFNYFDVDTGKSVWWAEGLAEYISHQNRYDEAIDIGRSQEFSLSEILSNTYDSGTDRVYRWGYLAVRFLFEQHRSDVDALLVHARAGDTSAWLSYIDNTIGTNYDAEWNSWLLTVTSNDTLLDGGIVTPVDSDGDGVIDSEDAFPNDPTEWADENGNGIGDNADAANGGGQTGNCGAATISDGNITQEQAECVAGTGVNYYYTYVEQDNTQLYISTTGGEGDLDIYFNQQTWASPSDYEVKSQNSGNEELISVVANRGWVYLSTVAVTPFEGVSLKISQSADTTPDNGSPQVADACLSQSPYSYGGVEFGQAVCVDDGHSSYYFYVPANTAAIEINTAHGSGDLNLYANATTWASPTAYQFKSENVGNSEQIRVVSPAEGWFYVSADGAPSSSGASLLVTLASN